A region of Triplophysa rosa linkage group LG16, Trosa_1v2, whole genome shotgun sequence DNA encodes the following proteins:
- the daxx gene encoding death domain-associated protein 6 isoform X2 has protein sequence MAGAVMDSIVILDDDDEEASTSASCSKALNCQPRTPPNKQQTQPTHITQSPFASAKKDTRVLKVENEKLFAEFVEHCTKHAVDHPEVVTYLQSRYSKALPTFLSSVEFRNTLGRCLTRAQANAGKTFVYINELCTVLKQHTVKKRTSIQPLPSEGKIEDTINGGNVKQEEQGKEEEENQEEEKKTKRASRRQIAYLENLLKVYNEEIRRLQERELSVEDLEKEDSSYIQEHKLKRKMMKIYEKLCELKGCNTLTGRVIEQRIPYNGTRYPEINKKIARYINSADVLHNPPDYSDILRVVERASDRYNLLLSRKQITQIAQEAFRETGNKLQERRHLDMVYNFGSHLTDLYKPTLDPALSDQTLHRKLRSNRDTALSNLEDLINKYAVKQEDVEVEEIRKKQERDKQKKQALNGQQNDSKEKESEETKEIEEQDKVEKEDDEEEDYSSDPDIEEEIQASQAQVGPDDDEEDVEDEQLNSDNDQPITESAPPSIKSSVQDTEEDQGEGGDDDQQLPVSSTSKAVMATNGRPAKQSPLTSKGNSQSEALNSTPVKTELNSSNHCTPVSKSTSYCTEITTNQDSSVGMRSASCSPLPQSPVLIDERGRYKKRKRTSSEKHTAVHNGNECTQDSSSYCDIPLDMGVIPERVDLTRATTPTQGNINSPPLTPPPKRNKVNAATQCDPEEVIVLSDSD, from the exons ATGGCCGGAGCAGTGATGGACAGCATTGTGATCCTGGATGATGACGATGAAGAAGCCTCCACATCTGCCTCCTGTTCTAAAGCTCTGAACTGCCAGCCAAGAACACCTCCGAATAAACAGCAGACACAgccaacacacatcacacagtcTCCATTCGCCTCTGCAAAGAAAGACACTCGTGTTCTAAAAGTAGAGAATGAAAAACTGTTTGCAGAG TTTGTGGAACATTGCACCAAACATGCGGTGGATCACCCGGAGGTCGTGACCTACCTGCAGTCCAGATACTCCAAGGCTCTGCCGACATTCTTGTCATCGGTGGAGTTTCGTAACACTCTCGGCCGCTGCCTCACACGCGCACAGGCGAACGCAGGCAAAACCTTCGTCTACATTAATGAACTCTGCACAGTTCTTAAGCAGCACACAGTTAAGAAACGGACCTCCATACAGCCTCTTCCTTCTGAGGGGAAAATAGAGGACACCATCAATGGAGGGAATGTAAAACAGGAGGAGCAGGGTAAAGAAGAAGAGGAAAATCAGGAGGAAGAGAAGAAAACGAAAAGGGCTTCGAGGAGACAG ATAGCATACCTGGAGAACCTCCTGAAGGTTTACAATGAGGAGATCAGACGACTTCAGGAGAGAGAATTGAGCGTGGAGGATCTGGAGAAGGAGGATTCCAGTTATATTCAAGAGCACAAGCTCAAACGCAAG ATGATGAAGATCTATGAGAAACTGTGTGAGCTGAAGGGCTGTAACACACTGACGGGTCGAGTGATCGAGCAGAGGATTCCCTATAATGGAACACGCTACCCAGAGATCAACAAAAAG ATCGCACGCTACATTAACAGCGCCGATGTTCTTCACAATCCTCCGGACTACAGTGATATCTTAAGGGTGGTGGAGCGAGCCAGTGACCGTTACAATCTCCTGCTCTCCCGCAAACAGATCACTCAGATCGCTCAGGAAGCCTTTAGAGAGACGGGCAACAAACTGCAGGAAAGACGGCATCTCGACATGGTTTACAACTTCGGCTCTCACCTCACAGATTTATATAAACCAA CGTTAGACCCCGCCCTCTCTGACCAAACACTGCATCGCAAACTTCGCTCCAATAGGGACACGGCTCTCAGCAACCTGGAGGATTTGATCAACAAATACGCTGTTAAACAGGAAGACGTGGAGGTAGAGGAGATCAGGAAAAAGCAAGAGCgagacaaacagaaaaaacag GCACTTAACGGGCAGCAGAATGACagcaaagagaaagagagcgaggaGACGAAAGAGATTGAGGAGCAGGATAAAGTTGAGAAGGAAGATGATGAGGAAGAGGATTATTCTTCAGATCCTGATATTGAAGAGGAAATCCAAGCCAGTCAGGCACAAGTCGGCCCAG ATGACGATGAAGAGGACGTTGAAGATGAGCAATTAAACAGTGACAACGACCAGCCAATCACAGAGAGCGCTCCTCCGTCAATTAAATCATCTGTCCAGGACACAGAGGAGGATCAGGGTGAGGGGGGCGATGATGATCAGCAGTTACCAGTCAGCAGCACAAGTAAGGCGGTAATGGCCACAAATGGCAGACCAGCTAAACAAAGTCCTCTGACCTCAAAGggcaacagccaatcagaggcaTTGAACTCTACACCTGTCAAAACAGAACTCAATTCGTCGAATCACTGTACGCCTGTGTCTAAAAGCACCAGTTACTGCACTGAGATCACCACCAATCAGGACTCATCCGTTGGGATGAGATCAGCTAGTTGCAGTCCACTACCTCAAAGTCCTGTGCTGATTGATGAGAGGGGCAGATACAAGAAGAGGAAACGCACCTCAAGTGAGAAACATACGGCTGTCCATAATGGGAACGAATGCACACAGGACAGCAGCAG TTACTGTGATATACCTCTGGATATGGGTGTGATCCCTGAGCGAGTGGATTTAACCAGGGCGACAACTCCCACTCAGGGCAACATCAACAGCCCACCACTCACACCACCACCCAAGAGAAATAAG GTGAACGCGGCAACACAGTGTGATCCAGAGGAAGTGATCGTTCTTTCTGATTCAGATTGA
- the daxx gene encoding death domain-associated protein 6 isoform X1 produces the protein MLGCTHIQRRAKDPNAYTKTRVLHLIILDQSMLNQIHPAPFRMAGAVMDSIVILDDDDEEASTSASCSKALNCQPRTPPNKQQTQPTHITQSPFASAKKDTRVLKVENEKLFAEFVEHCTKHAVDHPEVVTYLQSRYSKALPTFLSSVEFRNTLGRCLTRAQANAGKTFVYINELCTVLKQHTVKKRTSIQPLPSEGKIEDTINGGNVKQEEQGKEEEENQEEEKKTKRASRRQIAYLENLLKVYNEEIRRLQERELSVEDLEKEDSSYIQEHKLKRKMMKIYEKLCELKGCNTLTGRVIEQRIPYNGTRYPEINKKIARYINSADVLHNPPDYSDILRVVERASDRYNLLLSRKQITQIAQEAFRETGNKLQERRHLDMVYNFGSHLTDLYKPTLDPALSDQTLHRKLRSNRDTALSNLEDLINKYAVKQEDVEVEEIRKKQERDKQKKQALNGQQNDSKEKESEETKEIEEQDKVEKEDDEEEDYSSDPDIEEEIQASQAQVGPDDDEEDVEDEQLNSDNDQPITESAPPSIKSSVQDTEEDQGEGGDDDQQLPVSSTSKAVMATNGRPAKQSPLTSKGNSQSEALNSTPVKTELNSSNHCTPVSKSTSYCTEITTNQDSSVGMRSASCSPLPQSPVLIDERGRYKKRKRTSSEKHTAVHNGNECTQDSSSYCDIPLDMGVIPERVDLTRATTPTQGNINSPPLTPPPKRNKVNAATQCDPEEVIVLSDSD, from the exons ATGTTGGGCTGTACGCATATCCAGCGCCGAGCTAAGGATCCAAACGC gtacacaaagacaagaGTTCTGCATTTGATCATCTTGGACCAATCCATGTTAAAT CAAATTCATCCAGCTCCCTTCCGGATGGCCGGAGCAGTGATGGACAGCATTGTGATCCTGGATGATGACGATGAAGAAGCCTCCACATCTGCCTCCTGTTCTAAAGCTCTGAACTGCCAGCCAAGAACACCTCCGAATAAACAGCAGACACAgccaacacacatcacacagtcTCCATTCGCCTCTGCAAAGAAAGACACTCGTGTTCTAAAAGTAGAGAATGAAAAACTGTTTGCAGAG TTTGTGGAACATTGCACCAAACATGCGGTGGATCACCCGGAGGTCGTGACCTACCTGCAGTCCAGATACTCCAAGGCTCTGCCGACATTCTTGTCATCGGTGGAGTTTCGTAACACTCTCGGCCGCTGCCTCACACGCGCACAGGCGAACGCAGGCAAAACCTTCGTCTACATTAATGAACTCTGCACAGTTCTTAAGCAGCACACAGTTAAGAAACGGACCTCCATACAGCCTCTTCCTTCTGAGGGGAAAATAGAGGACACCATCAATGGAGGGAATGTAAAACAGGAGGAGCAGGGTAAAGAAGAAGAGGAAAATCAGGAGGAAGAGAAGAAAACGAAAAGGGCTTCGAGGAGACAG ATAGCATACCTGGAGAACCTCCTGAAGGTTTACAATGAGGAGATCAGACGACTTCAGGAGAGAGAATTGAGCGTGGAGGATCTGGAGAAGGAGGATTCCAGTTATATTCAAGAGCACAAGCTCAAACGCAAG ATGATGAAGATCTATGAGAAACTGTGTGAGCTGAAGGGCTGTAACACACTGACGGGTCGAGTGATCGAGCAGAGGATTCCCTATAATGGAACACGCTACCCAGAGATCAACAAAAAG ATCGCACGCTACATTAACAGCGCCGATGTTCTTCACAATCCTCCGGACTACAGTGATATCTTAAGGGTGGTGGAGCGAGCCAGTGACCGTTACAATCTCCTGCTCTCCCGCAAACAGATCACTCAGATCGCTCAGGAAGCCTTTAGAGAGACGGGCAACAAACTGCAGGAAAGACGGCATCTCGACATGGTTTACAACTTCGGCTCTCACCTCACAGATTTATATAAACCAA CGTTAGACCCCGCCCTCTCTGACCAAACACTGCATCGCAAACTTCGCTCCAATAGGGACACGGCTCTCAGCAACCTGGAGGATTTGATCAACAAATACGCTGTTAAACAGGAAGACGTGGAGGTAGAGGAGATCAGGAAAAAGCAAGAGCgagacaaacagaaaaaacag GCACTTAACGGGCAGCAGAATGACagcaaagagaaagagagcgaggaGACGAAAGAGATTGAGGAGCAGGATAAAGTTGAGAAGGAAGATGATGAGGAAGAGGATTATTCTTCAGATCCTGATATTGAAGAGGAAATCCAAGCCAGTCAGGCACAAGTCGGCCCAG ATGACGATGAAGAGGACGTTGAAGATGAGCAATTAAACAGTGACAACGACCAGCCAATCACAGAGAGCGCTCCTCCGTCAATTAAATCATCTGTCCAGGACACAGAGGAGGATCAGGGTGAGGGGGGCGATGATGATCAGCAGTTACCAGTCAGCAGCACAAGTAAGGCGGTAATGGCCACAAATGGCAGACCAGCTAAACAAAGTCCTCTGACCTCAAAGggcaacagccaatcagaggcaTTGAACTCTACACCTGTCAAAACAGAACTCAATTCGTCGAATCACTGTACGCCTGTGTCTAAAAGCACCAGTTACTGCACTGAGATCACCACCAATCAGGACTCATCCGTTGGGATGAGATCAGCTAGTTGCAGTCCACTACCTCAAAGTCCTGTGCTGATTGATGAGAGGGGCAGATACAAGAAGAGGAAACGCACCTCAAGTGAGAAACATACGGCTGTCCATAATGGGAACGAATGCACACAGGACAGCAGCAG TTACTGTGATATACCTCTGGATATGGGTGTGATCCCTGAGCGAGTGGATTTAACCAGGGCGACAACTCCCACTCAGGGCAACATCAACAGCCCACCACTCACACCACCACCCAAGAGAAATAAG GTGAACGCGGCAACACAGTGTGATCCAGAGGAAGTGATCGTTCTTTCTGATTCAGATTGA
- the tapbp.1 gene encoding TAP binding protein (tapasin), tandem duplicate 1 isoform X1 translates to MQRGMISTNRGKMSEFLTICKLSIIAFTLFFGVSGSGCPVLECWFVQEKPGHRGGFTVPMDQEKSLMFITTEAYNEKTLSELHPPADISPSRIYHVTDPAGTFCSSALNPPKGSVNKPKCEINPFMPHASMVRWAAALTDSAQSPVYLQADWFSVAAQGLDEQLTLSNIMRAPSTSKEPKVILSVSSKTPVVRSRLGEQVLLDCGFWVDPSSPLHGSGFSIEWRYQFRGEGRLVIAYDGKNDWFAETSETGADIDVTALYESGNASLVLEEAQVRHSGTYICTVYLPHLLAQVAVDLEIVEPPSLSIYPSPLPLLVPGQVVVAQCEASGFAPHTLELGWEFTGADGKSRSLGQGSVTGHRQASDGTFSQSTRLELDSGKLKLGRGGEVTCVAKHEGEARRASATLNVIGVSAPSIEDSMAMVAVALVLYGVIKVLYWTISSADSSDTDLKDKKEK, encoded by the exons ATGCAAAGAGGCATGATTTCAACCAACAGAGGGAAAATGTCTGAGTTTTTGACCATCTGTAAGTTGTCTATCATCGCGTTTACATTGTTTTTTGGTG TTTCTGGTTCTGGTTGTCCAGTTCTGGAGTGTTGGTTTGTACAGGAGAAGCCGGGTCACAGAGGGGGTTTCACGGTACCAATGGATCAAGAGAAATCTCTAATGTTCATCACAACTGAAGCCtacaatgaaaaaacattatCTGAACTTCATCCTCCAGCAGATATCAGCCCGTCCAGAATTTACCATGTCACTG ATCCAGCCGGCACGTTTTGTAGTTCAGCCCTGAACCCACCCAAAGGTTCTGTGAATAAACCCAAGTGTGAGATAAACCCCTTCATGCCTCACGCCTCAATGGTCAGATGGGCAGCTGCTTTGACTGACTCCGCCCAAAGTCCTGTCTACCTGCAAGCTGATTGGTTCTCAGTGGCAGCACAGGGACTTGATGAGCAGCTGACTTTGTCCAATATTATGCGAGCGCCTTCAACTTCTAAAGAGCCAAAAG TGATTCTCAGTGTGTCCAGTAAAACTCCAGTGGTCCGCTCTAGACTGGGGGAGCAGGTTCTTTTGGACTGTGGGTTCTGGGTTGACCCATCATCTCCACTTCACGGCTCTGGTTTCTCTATCGAGTGGCGCTATCAGTTCCGGGGTGAAGGACGTCTGGTCATTGCTTATGATGGCAAGAACGATTGGTTTGCTGAGACATCAGAGACAGGAGCTGATATTGACGTCACAGCTCTCTATGAGTCTGGAAATGCATCTCTGGTTTTAGAGGAGGCTCAAGTGAGACACTCTGGTACTTATATCTGCACTGTTTATCTTCCTCACCTGCTGGCACAGGTAGCTGTGGACCTGGAGATCGTTG AGCCTCCATCTCTCTCCATCTACCCTTCTCCTCTTCCTCTGCTTGTACCTGGTCAGGTGGTGGTGGCTCAGTGTGAGGCGTCTGGTTTTGCTCCTCACACTCTGGAGCTGGGCTGGGAGTTCACTGGGGCTGATGGGAAGTCACGGTCTCTGGGTCAGGGGAGTGTGACGGGTCACAGACAGGCATCTGATGGCACATTCAGTCAGAGCACCCGTCTGGAGCTGGACTCAGGGAAGCTGAAGCTCGGCCGTGGTGGTGAGGTCACCTGTGTAGCCAAACATGAGGGAGAAGCGAGGAGAGCTAGTGCAACACTCAATGTGATTG GTGTTAGTGCCCCCTCTATTGAAGACTCTATGGCGATGGTCGCTGTTGCTCTTGTGCTTTATGGAGTCATAAAGGTTCTTTACTGGACAATTAGTTCTGCTG ACTCCAGTGACACTGATTTAAAGGATAAG AAGGAGAAATAA
- the tapbp.1 gene encoding TAP binding protein (tapasin), tandem duplicate 1 isoform X2 — translation MQRGMISTNRGKMSEFLTIFSGSGCPVLECWFVQEKPGHRGGFTVPMDQEKSLMFITTEAYNEKTLSELHPPADISPSRIYHVTDPAGTFCSSALNPPKGSVNKPKCEINPFMPHASMVRWAAALTDSAQSPVYLQADWFSVAAQGLDEQLTLSNIMRAPSTSKEPKVILSVSSKTPVVRSRLGEQVLLDCGFWVDPSSPLHGSGFSIEWRYQFRGEGRLVIAYDGKNDWFAETSETGADIDVTALYESGNASLVLEEAQVRHSGTYICTVYLPHLLAQVAVDLEIVEPPSLSIYPSPLPLLVPGQVVVAQCEASGFAPHTLELGWEFTGADGKSRSLGQGSVTGHRQASDGTFSQSTRLELDSGKLKLGRGGEVTCVAKHEGEARRASATLNVIGVSAPSIEDSMAMVAVALVLYGVIKVLYWTISSADSSDTDLKDKKEK, via the exons ATGCAAAGAGGCATGATTTCAACCAACAGAGGGAAAATGTCTGAGTTTTTGACCATCT TTTCTGGTTCTGGTTGTCCAGTTCTGGAGTGTTGGTTTGTACAGGAGAAGCCGGGTCACAGAGGGGGTTTCACGGTACCAATGGATCAAGAGAAATCTCTAATGTTCATCACAACTGAAGCCtacaatgaaaaaacattatCTGAACTTCATCCTCCAGCAGATATCAGCCCGTCCAGAATTTACCATGTCACTG ATCCAGCCGGCACGTTTTGTAGTTCAGCCCTGAACCCACCCAAAGGTTCTGTGAATAAACCCAAGTGTGAGATAAACCCCTTCATGCCTCACGCCTCAATGGTCAGATGGGCAGCTGCTTTGACTGACTCCGCCCAAAGTCCTGTCTACCTGCAAGCTGATTGGTTCTCAGTGGCAGCACAGGGACTTGATGAGCAGCTGACTTTGTCCAATATTATGCGAGCGCCTTCAACTTCTAAAGAGCCAAAAG TGATTCTCAGTGTGTCCAGTAAAACTCCAGTGGTCCGCTCTAGACTGGGGGAGCAGGTTCTTTTGGACTGTGGGTTCTGGGTTGACCCATCATCTCCACTTCACGGCTCTGGTTTCTCTATCGAGTGGCGCTATCAGTTCCGGGGTGAAGGACGTCTGGTCATTGCTTATGATGGCAAGAACGATTGGTTTGCTGAGACATCAGAGACAGGAGCTGATATTGACGTCACAGCTCTCTATGAGTCTGGAAATGCATCTCTGGTTTTAGAGGAGGCTCAAGTGAGACACTCTGGTACTTATATCTGCACTGTTTATCTTCCTCACCTGCTGGCACAGGTAGCTGTGGACCTGGAGATCGTTG AGCCTCCATCTCTCTCCATCTACCCTTCTCCTCTTCCTCTGCTTGTACCTGGTCAGGTGGTGGTGGCTCAGTGTGAGGCGTCTGGTTTTGCTCCTCACACTCTGGAGCTGGGCTGGGAGTTCACTGGGGCTGATGGGAAGTCACGGTCTCTGGGTCAGGGGAGTGTGACGGGTCACAGACAGGCATCTGATGGCACATTCAGTCAGAGCACCCGTCTGGAGCTGGACTCAGGGAAGCTGAAGCTCGGCCGTGGTGGTGAGGTCACCTGTGTAGCCAAACATGAGGGAGAAGCGAGGAGAGCTAGTGCAACACTCAATGTGATTG GTGTTAGTGCCCCCTCTATTGAAGACTCTATGGCGATGGTCGCTGTTGCTCTTGTGCTTTATGGAGTCATAAAGGTTCTTTACTGGACAATTAGTTCTGCTG ACTCCAGTGACACTGATTTAAAGGATAAG AAGGAGAAATAA
- the tapbp.1 gene encoding TAP binding protein (tapasin), tandem duplicate 1 isoform X3 has translation MDQEKSLMFITTEAYNEKTLSELHPPADISPSRIYHVTDPAGTFCSSALNPPKGSVNKPKCEINPFMPHASMVRWAAALTDSAQSPVYLQADWFSVAAQGLDEQLTLSNIMRAPSTSKEPKVILSVSSKTPVVRSRLGEQVLLDCGFWVDPSSPLHGSGFSIEWRYQFRGEGRLVIAYDGKNDWFAETSETGADIDVTALYESGNASLVLEEAQVRHSGTYICTVYLPHLLAQVAVDLEIVEPPSLSIYPSPLPLLVPGQVVVAQCEASGFAPHTLELGWEFTGADGKSRSLGQGSVTGHRQASDGTFSQSTRLELDSGKLKLGRGGEVTCVAKHEGEARRASATLNVIGVSAPSIEDSMAMVAVALVLYGVIKVLYWTISSADSSDTDLKDKKEK, from the exons ATGGATCAAGAGAAATCTCTAATGTTCATCACAACTGAAGCCtacaatgaaaaaacattatCTGAACTTCATCCTCCAGCAGATATCAGCCCGTCCAGAATTTACCATGTCACTG ATCCAGCCGGCACGTTTTGTAGTTCAGCCCTGAACCCACCCAAAGGTTCTGTGAATAAACCCAAGTGTGAGATAAACCCCTTCATGCCTCACGCCTCAATGGTCAGATGGGCAGCTGCTTTGACTGACTCCGCCCAAAGTCCTGTCTACCTGCAAGCTGATTGGTTCTCAGTGGCAGCACAGGGACTTGATGAGCAGCTGACTTTGTCCAATATTATGCGAGCGCCTTCAACTTCTAAAGAGCCAAAAG TGATTCTCAGTGTGTCCAGTAAAACTCCAGTGGTCCGCTCTAGACTGGGGGAGCAGGTTCTTTTGGACTGTGGGTTCTGGGTTGACCCATCATCTCCACTTCACGGCTCTGGTTTCTCTATCGAGTGGCGCTATCAGTTCCGGGGTGAAGGACGTCTGGTCATTGCTTATGATGGCAAGAACGATTGGTTTGCTGAGACATCAGAGACAGGAGCTGATATTGACGTCACAGCTCTCTATGAGTCTGGAAATGCATCTCTGGTTTTAGAGGAGGCTCAAGTGAGACACTCTGGTACTTATATCTGCACTGTTTATCTTCCTCACCTGCTGGCACAGGTAGCTGTGGACCTGGAGATCGTTG AGCCTCCATCTCTCTCCATCTACCCTTCTCCTCTTCCTCTGCTTGTACCTGGTCAGGTGGTGGTGGCTCAGTGTGAGGCGTCTGGTTTTGCTCCTCACACTCTGGAGCTGGGCTGGGAGTTCACTGGGGCTGATGGGAAGTCACGGTCTCTGGGTCAGGGGAGTGTGACGGGTCACAGACAGGCATCTGATGGCACATTCAGTCAGAGCACCCGTCTGGAGCTGGACTCAGGGAAGCTGAAGCTCGGCCGTGGTGGTGAGGTCACCTGTGTAGCCAAACATGAGGGAGAAGCGAGGAGAGCTAGTGCAACACTCAATGTGATTG GTGTTAGTGCCCCCTCTATTGAAGACTCTATGGCGATGGTCGCTGTTGCTCTTGTGCTTTATGGAGTCATAAAGGTTCTTTACTGGACAATTAGTTCTGCTG ACTCCAGTGACACTGATTTAAAGGATAAG AAGGAGAAATAA
- the LOC130567298 gene encoding class I histocompatibility antigen, F10 alpha chain: protein MWRLLLLLINLGVIYAKMHSLEYVYTATTEIRSFPEVVIVGMVDGEQMFYYDSKIHQAVPKQDWVNKAADPQYWERNTGNCLNFEQNSKVNQETLKQRFNYTGGVHTFQRMYGCEWNDETGETNGFKAYGYDGEDFLSLDLKEMRYISPVQQASLTLLKWNNDKGQIENDRQYYGTTCIEWLKKYVQFAENSLKKTVSPQVSLLQKDSSSPVLCHATGFYPSGVKISWLRKGQDHYEDVDIGELVPNGDGTFQKTSTLKTDEWKQNQYSCVVEHQGKTINTIVTEQDIKTNNRGVPIGLIVGVVAAFVLLVVIGVIGYMVYQKKGKSGFVPANTSDGGSNNSSQGPPA, encoded by the exons ATGTGGAGGCTTCTACTTTTGCTAATCAACTTAGGTGTCATCTATGCAA AAATGCATTCTCTGGAATACGTTTATACAGCAACTACAGAAATAAGGAGCTTTCCAGAGGTTGTTATTGTAGGAATGGTCGATGGTGAACAAATGTTCTACTATGATAGCAAGATTCATCAAGCTGTGCCCAAACAGGACTGGGTGAACAAAGCTGCAGATCCTCAGTACTGGGAGAGGAACACTGGCAACTGTCTTAATTTTGAACAGAACAGCAAAGTTAATCAGGAGACTCTTAAACAACGGTTTAACTACACTGGAG GTGTGCACACATTCCAGAGAATGTATGGCTGTGAGTGGAATGATGAGACCGGAGAAACAAATGGTTTTAAAGCGTATGGATATGATGGAGAGGACTTTCTCTCTCTGGATTTAAAGGAGATGAGGTATATTTCTCCAGTGCAGCAGGCCTCCCTCACCTTACTGAAGTGGAACAATGACAAAGGTCAAATTGAGAATGACAGACAATACTATGGTACTACATGCATTGAGTGGCTGAAGAAGTATGTACAGTTTGCAGAGAACAGCCTGAAAAAAACAG TCTCTCCTCAGGTGTCTCTGTTGCAGAAGGATTCCTCTTCTCCAGTCTTGTGTCACGCAACAGGTTTCTACCCCAGTGGAGTGAAAATCAGCTGGCTGAGAAAGGGACAAGACCATTATGAGGATGTTGATATTGGTGAACTCGTTCCTAATGGAGATGGAACCTTTCAGAAAACAAGCACCCTCAAAACTGATGAGTGGAAGCAGAACCAGTACAGCTGTGTGGTGGAACACCAGGGCAAAACCATCAACACAATTGTGACAGAGCAGGATATCAAAACTAATAATA GAGGAGTTCCCATTGGCCTCATTGTTGGTGTTGTTGCTGCTTTCGTCTTGCTGGTTGTCATTGGAGTTATTGGGTATATGGTGTATCAGAAGAAAGGGAAGTCAG GCTTTGTTCCTGCCAACA CCTCTGATGGTGGTTCTAATAACTCAAGTCAGGGACCACCAGCCTAA